The following are encoded in a window of Algiphilus aromaticivorans DG1253 genomic DNA:
- a CDS encoding acyl-CoA dehydrogenase family protein, producing the protein MSQKSSRVDSIGLGVRLLTRFAGHPLSHRLGLHRPASALIKSGARVGFAAASGAGRQFKALRQLTSPSRGARPAASAELFDLTPNDEQQMIVETMEQVAAELLRPNAEAAEADCAPSAELVAQANELGVLAMSIPEGLGGAMTERSPVTGMLIAEALAHGDMGLAVSLLATPSVALLLADYGSAAQQDAFLAPMTDDDAPTASFAVTEARALFSPYDLATRVESRDGGLVLSGEKALVVNGASSDFFVVAARAPEGAPGLYIVEAAAEGVSVQAEPAMGLRAAGLSRLRFDKVRLREDAAIVLGEGDFDRIIAASRAAWCALAVGTATAVRDYVIPYANERKAFGEPISHRQSVAFMISNIGIERDGLRLALLRAASRMERGEDALREVQLARTLAARHAMQIGSDGVQIFGGHGFVKEYPVERWYRDLRATALMEGAVLI; encoded by the coding sequence ATGAGCCAGAAATCCTCCCGCGTTGATTCCATCGGTCTCGGCGTGCGTCTGTTGACCCGTTTCGCCGGCCATCCGCTGTCGCATCGACTGGGCCTGCACCGGCCGGCCTCGGCGCTGATCAAGTCCGGCGCGCGCGTCGGTTTCGCCGCCGCCAGCGGGGCCGGGCGCCAGTTCAAGGCGCTGCGCCAGCTCACGAGCCCGAGCCGCGGTGCTCGCCCCGCGGCCAGCGCCGAACTCTTCGATCTGACGCCCAACGACGAGCAGCAGATGATCGTCGAGACGATGGAGCAGGTGGCGGCCGAGCTGCTGCGCCCCAACGCGGAAGCCGCGGAGGCCGATTGCGCGCCTTCGGCCGAGCTGGTGGCGCAGGCCAACGAGCTGGGCGTGCTCGCCATGAGCATTCCCGAGGGGCTGGGCGGCGCCATGACCGAGCGCAGCCCGGTGACCGGCATGCTGATCGCCGAGGCGCTGGCGCACGGCGACATGGGCCTGGCGGTGTCGCTGCTGGCCACGCCTTCGGTGGCGCTGCTGCTGGCGGACTACGGCAGCGCCGCGCAGCAGGATGCCTTCCTGGCGCCCATGACCGACGACGATGCACCGACGGCGAGCTTCGCGGTCACCGAGGCGCGCGCGCTGTTCTCGCCCTACGATCTCGCCACGCGCGTCGAATCCCGCGACGGCGGTCTGGTGCTCAGCGGCGAGAAGGCGCTGGTAGTCAACGGCGCCAGCAGCGACTTCTTCGTGGTCGCCGCGCGTGCGCCGGAAGGCGCGCCCGGCCTCTACATCGTCGAGGCCGCGGCCGAGGGTGTGTCGGTGCAGGCCGAGCCGGCCATGGGTCTGCGCGCCGCGGGCCTGTCGCGGCTGCGCTTCGACAAGGTGCGCCTGCGCGAGGACGCGGCCATCGTGCTGGGCGAGGGCGACTTTGATCGCATCATCGCGGCCTCGCGCGCGGCCTGGTGCGCGCTCGCGGTCGGCACGGCCACTGCCGTGCGCGACTACGTCATCCCCTATGCCAACGAGCGCAAGGCTTTCGGCGAGCCGATCAGCCATCGCCAGTCGGTGGCCTTCATGATCTCCAACATCGGCATCGAGCGCGACGGCCTGCGTCTGGCGCTGCTGCGCGCCGCCAGCCGCATGGAGCGCGGCGAGGACGCGCTGCGCGAGGTCCAGCTGGCGCGCACGCTGGCCGCCCGCCACGCCATGCAGATCGGCTCCGATGGCGTGCAGATCTTCGGCGGTCACGGCTTCGTCAAGGAGTACCCGGTCGAGCGCTGGTACCGCGACCTGCGCGCCACTGCGCTGATGGAAGGCGCGGTCCTGATCTAG
- a CDS encoding acyl-CoA dehydrogenase family protein — translation MFNLETPKRLKPLIHQANQIGAEMFRPISRKYDRLEHTAPVELEMLASLMDGMNSSGGEGAGAGKLKQDSGGEDAGVRNGSNMAAVLGMIELCWGDVGLALSIPRQGLGNAAIAAVANEEQLERFGGRWVAMAITEPSAGSDSAAIRATAERDGDDYVLNGEKIYVTAGERADALVVWASVDRSKGRAAIKAFLVEKDRPGLTLERLEHKLGIRASDTAAFRLENCRVPAENLLGSPEVDTSKGFAGVMQTFDNTRPIVAAMAIGLARAAIEETQRILGEAGVDLDYRRPRTHGHAAAAKLMECEADWEAAKLLTLRAAWMADNGQPNALEASMCKAKAGRTAVDTALACVELCGAAGYGETELLEKWARDAKILDIFEGTQQIQLLIVARRLLGKSSAELK, via the coding sequence ATGTTCAATCTCGAAACCCCGAAGCGGCTCAAGCCGCTGATCCATCAGGCCAACCAGATCGGCGCCGAGATGTTCCGGCCGATCTCGCGCAAGTACGATCGTCTCGAGCACACCGCGCCGGTGGAGCTGGAGATGCTGGCCTCGCTGATGGACGGCATGAACAGTTCCGGTGGCGAGGGTGCCGGCGCCGGCAAGCTCAAGCAGGACAGCGGCGGCGAGGATGCCGGCGTGCGCAATGGTTCCAACATGGCCGCCGTGCTCGGGATGATCGAGCTCTGCTGGGGCGACGTCGGGCTGGCGCTGTCGATTCCGCGCCAGGGGCTGGGCAATGCCGCCATCGCGGCGGTCGCCAACGAGGAGCAGCTCGAGCGCTTCGGCGGGCGCTGGGTGGCCATGGCCATCACCGAGCCCTCGGCCGGTTCCGACTCGGCCGCCATCCGCGCCACTGCCGAGCGCGACGGCGACGACTATGTGCTCAACGGCGAGAAGATCTACGTCACGGCCGGCGAGCGCGCCGACGCATTGGTGGTCTGGGCCTCGGTCGATCGCTCCAAGGGGCGCGCCGCCATCAAGGCCTTCCTGGTCGAGAAGGACCGCCCCGGGCTGACGCTGGAGCGGCTGGAGCACAAGCTCGGCATCCGCGCCTCCGATACGGCCGCCTTCCGGCTCGAGAACTGCCGCGTGCCGGCCGAGAATCTGCTCGGCTCGCCGGAGGTGGACACCTCCAAGGGCTTTGCCGGCGTCATGCAGACCTTCGATAACACCCGGCCCATCGTGGCGGCCATGGCCATCGGGCTGGCGCGCGCGGCCATCGAGGAGACGCAGCGCATCCTCGGCGAGGCCGGCGTCGACCTCGATTATCGCCGCCCGCGCACGCACGGCCACGCCGCCGCCGCCAAGCTCATGGAGTGCGAGGCCGACTGGGAGGCCGCCAAGCTGCTGACCCTGCGCGCGGCATGGATGGCCGACAACGGCCAGCCCAACGCGCTGGAAGCCTCCATGTGCAAGGCCAAAGCCGGGCGTACGGCCGTCGATACGGCATTGGCGTGTGTCGAACTCTGCGGCGCGGCCGGCTACGGCGAGACCGAGCTGCTGGAGAAGTGGGCGCGCGACGCCAAGATCCTCGACATCTTCGAGGGTACGCAGCAGATCCAGCTGCTGATCGTGGCGCGGCGCCTGCTCGGCAAGAGTTCGGCGGAGCTGAAGTAG
- a CDS encoding 3-oxoacyl-ACP reductase: protein MTDRLLNLAQQPAARKILQNIGLPTPVALKRAKGAYADKPLAGEKAITGAAGKGYASATVGKTLQAAGAETVGSVDALGEEDKLDAVVFDATAVTSATDLRALYDFFNPLMGRIGKNARVVVITGLPEKGKDSAQSAAFRALEGFTKSLAKEIGKRGATANLFYLEKGAEDRLAMPLRFFLSGHSAYVDGQPVRITKTAKAPAETPLTGTLNGKVALVTGAARGIGAATAKRLAAEGAQVIGLDIPADEQALNETMASINGIGFPADVTDDATPKKIADFVLDQFGGVDIVVHNAGVTRDKTLAKMPEHHWDMVLGINLDAILKIDAALQAADAVREGGRIVCLSSIGGIAGNVGQTNYGATKSALIGYVAAEGPKHAAKGITVNAVAPGFIETRMTAEMPFTIREAGRRMNSMSQGGLPEDVAELICFLATPGAYGVTGNTVRVCGQSLVGA from the coding sequence ATGACCGACCGCCTTCTGAACCTCGCGCAGCAGCCGGCTGCGCGCAAGATCCTGCAGAACATCGGCCTGCCGACGCCGGTAGCGCTCAAGCGTGCCAAGGGCGCCTACGCCGACAAGCCGCTGGCTGGTGAAAAAGCGATCACCGGCGCCGCCGGCAAGGGGTATGCCTCGGCCACCGTCGGCAAGACGCTGCAGGCTGCCGGCGCCGAAACCGTGGGCTCCGTCGATGCCCTCGGCGAGGAAGACAAGCTCGACGCCGTCGTCTTCGACGCCACGGCCGTGACCTCGGCCACCGATCTGCGCGCGCTCTACGATTTCTTCAACCCGCTCATGGGGCGCATCGGCAAGAATGCGCGCGTGGTGGTCATCACCGGCCTGCCCGAGAAGGGCAAGGACTCGGCGCAGTCGGCCGCCTTCCGCGCGCTGGAAGGCTTCACCAAGTCCCTTGCCAAGGAAATCGGCAAGCGCGGTGCCACCGCCAATCTCTTCTATCTGGAGAAGGGCGCCGAGGACCGCCTGGCCATGCCGCTGCGTTTCTTCCTGTCCGGGCACTCGGCCTATGTCGACGGTCAGCCCGTGCGCATCACCAAGACGGCCAAGGCACCGGCCGAGACGCCGCTGACGGGCACGCTCAACGGCAAGGTGGCGCTGGTCACCGGCGCGGCGCGCGGCATCGGCGCGGCCACGGCCAAGCGCCTGGCTGCCGAGGGCGCGCAGGTCATTGGCCTCGACATCCCGGCCGACGAGCAGGCGCTCAACGAGACCATGGCGTCGATCAACGGCATCGGCTTCCCGGCCGACGTTACCGACGACGCCACGCCCAAGAAGATCGCCGACTTCGTGCTCGACCAGTTCGGCGGCGTCGACATCGTCGTGCACAACGCTGGCGTCACCCGCGACAAGACCCTCGCCAAGATGCCCGAGCATCACTGGGACATGGTGCTGGGCATCAACCTCGACGCCATCCTCAAGATCGACGCCGCGCTGCAGGCCGCCGACGCCGTCCGCGAGGGCGGACGCATTGTCTGCCTGTCCTCCATCGGCGGCATTGCCGGCAACGTCGGTCAGACCAACTACGGCGCCACCAAGTCCGCGCTCATTGGTTACGTCGCCGCCGAGGGCCCGAAGCACGCCGCCAAGGGCATTACCGTCAACGCCGTCGCACCCGGCTTCATCGAAACCCGCATGACCGCCGAGATGCCCTTCACGATCCGCGAAGCGGGCCGGCGCATGAATTCGATGTCGCAGGGCGGTCTGCCCGAGGACGTCGCCGAGCTGATCTGCTTCCTGGCGACGCCGGGGGCCTATGGTGTTACCGGGAATACGGTTCGGGTTTGTGGGCAGTCCTTGGTGGGGGCCTGA
- a CDS encoding alpha/beta fold hydrolase, whose translation MAARRPVAVERERFDWQGYALAFEQYGPAKGPAVLLMNGLLLDSLINRPLARRMAADGFRVILLDLLGHGASDRPIHATMNRIDFYGDQAIACLDHLGIDQAVVGGVSLGAIATLHATAKYPERVRAQILEMPVMERSTIFAALLLVPLVLSTQYLRPLVRGFTGLVRRLPRPGNEVIAGGMNAASNRPEEIAAVLHGILVGPVVPPYPERKRMTQPALVIGHKGDWLHNLQDAHALARQLPDARFIEARSILELRLKPDRLYPAIRDFLLSLDAAPRQTKIGEL comes from the coding sequence GTGGCCGCGCGGCGGCCGGTGGCGGTGGAACGCGAGCGCTTCGACTGGCAGGGCTACGCGCTGGCCTTCGAGCAGTACGGCCCGGCCAAGGGGCCGGCCGTGCTGCTCATGAACGGGCTGCTGCTCGATTCGCTGATCAACCGGCCGCTCGCGCGGCGCATGGCTGCCGACGGCTTTCGCGTGATTCTGCTCGATCTTCTGGGCCACGGTGCGAGCGACCGGCCGATCCACGCCACGATGAACCGTATCGACTTCTACGGCGATCAGGCCATCGCCTGCCTGGATCACCTGGGGATCGATCAAGCCGTTGTCGGCGGCGTGTCGCTGGGCGCCATCGCCACGCTGCACGCCACCGCGAAATATCCGGAGCGCGTGCGCGCGCAGATCCTGGAAATGCCGGTGATGGAGCGCTCGACGATCTTCGCGGCGCTGCTGCTGGTGCCGCTGGTCCTGTCGACGCAGTATCTGCGACCGCTGGTGCGCGGTTTCACGGGGCTGGTACGCCGCTTGCCGAGACCGGGTAACGAGGTCATCGCCGGCGGCATGAATGCCGCCAGCAACCGCCCGGAGGAGATCGCGGCCGTGCTGCACGGCATTCTCGTCGGGCCGGTGGTGCCGCCGTACCCGGAGCGCAAGCGCATGACGCAGCCGGCGCTGGTCATCGGCCACAAGGGTGACTGGCTGCACAATCTGCAGGACGCTCACGCACTGGCGCGCCAGCTACCCGACGCACGCTTCATCGAGGCGCGCTCCATTCTGGAACTGCGCCTGAAGCCGGACCGGCTCTATCCCGCGATCCGCGACTTTCTGCTGAGCCTGGATGCCGCACCCCGGCAGACGAAAATCGGCGAGCTGTGA